One genomic window of Sodaliphilus pleomorphus includes the following:
- a CDS encoding phosphodiester glycosidase family protein has product MKIISTLLLAAIAATSATASSTWNVIGTDYKVDTLFYNQVGPGTTQTSLKFTSAAGNQLRVFYATMDMTNPYLSLHGVVATDMLAGNERISAMAQRKSQPGRRYFVGVNADFFMTSGTASNGSSKVGSPVGSTVVDGVVYRARNNATNYKQVIVDPQGQIYINPFHFGGTITGPDGTTAQLGGINTYANEGAAGNANMVVIYNDRYWGSTNAKGTCNEVTAVAIDTFKTAGAFKMVVTCEPSSAGDMKIPDGAYVIHGDGTSASLIGSLHTGDTVTVNPSWTFNGMAVTPYNVISGNPKILADGVTLNSEADRGDANTQQPRAAVGYSDGGKKVYFFVVDGRSTISSGVRTTALADIMRYAGVTDAVNEDGGGSAILYTSTLGIRNVPSDGTERADGNGFYCVSSAPDDSVVSQIRYIDFSLQAPHYGIYAPKFYGYNKYGMLIDRDLKGVTLSCDPKLGTILGDTTFYANGSATSGNLVAHYGDVTCTMPIAITGNIDGISIALDSVVNDTYHPYTVEVQSTVGNHTMAINPAALSWTSSDERVVTVGHDTGVLQGVADGTAWVIGKVGDVVDSLKVIVEKPLAHVMAIDPNPDVTTWKFTQSGGKNATQQANGDGITYSYTGASSRAPKIVLTKALRLWSLPDTVRLRINPGEASFKNVVFGLRANGQNVAYHTVTPDSVTAGKEMVLDVPTSAWTDAANMANFPVTLNSIQLNMNASTTGKQYTIEFLGFETVYSAVPAAPAAKGDLNADGQVNMTDVTTLINMILGNTAPVAAADLNADSRLNVTDVTALIAIILGTE; this is encoded by the coding sequence ATGAAAATCATCTCTACACTTCTACTGGCAGCAATCGCTGCCACGAGCGCCACGGCCTCGTCGACCTGGAACGTGATAGGCACCGACTACAAGGTCGATACCCTGTTCTACAACCAGGTGGGCCCCGGCACCACACAGACATCATTGAAATTCACCAGTGCAGCCGGCAACCAGCTGCGGGTGTTCTATGCCACAATGGACATGACCAACCCCTACCTGTCGCTGCACGGCGTTGTTGCCACCGACATGCTGGCTGGCAACGAGCGCATCTCGGCCATGGCTCAGCGCAAGTCGCAACCAGGACGCCGCTACTTTGTGGGCGTCAACGCCGACTTTTTCATGACCAGCGGCACTGCCAGCAACGGCAGCTCCAAGGTGGGCTCACCCGTGGGCTCGACCGTGGTCGACGGCGTGGTATACCGCGCCCGTAACAACGCCACCAATTATAAGCAGGTCATCGTCGACCCGCAGGGACAAATCTACATCAACCCCTTCCACTTCGGCGGCACCATTACCGGCCCCGACGGCACCACAGCCCAGCTGGGCGGCATCAACACCTATGCCAACGAGGGAGCTGCCGGCAACGCCAACATGGTAGTCATCTACAACGACCGCTACTGGGGCTCGACCAACGCCAAAGGCACTTGCAACGAGGTGACCGCAGTGGCTATCGACACCTTCAAGACCGCTGGCGCCTTCAAGATGGTGGTGACCTGCGAGCCCAGCTCGGCCGGCGACATGAAGATACCCGACGGCGCCTATGTGATACACGGCGACGGCACCTCGGCCTCGCTCATCGGCAGCCTTCACACGGGCGATACCGTGACCGTGAATCCCAGCTGGACTTTCAACGGCATGGCCGTAACCCCCTACAACGTGATTTCGGGCAACCCCAAGATTCTGGCCGACGGCGTCACACTCAACTCTGAGGCCGACCGTGGCGACGCCAACACCCAGCAGCCGCGTGCAGCCGTGGGCTACAGCGACGGCGGCAAGAAGGTGTACTTCTTTGTCGTCGACGGCCGTTCGACCATCTCGAGCGGTGTGCGCACCACGGCCCTGGCCGACATCATGCGCTATGCCGGCGTGACCGACGCAGTGAACGAGGACGGCGGTGGCTCGGCAATCCTCTACACGAGTACCCTGGGCATTCGCAACGTGCCCAGCGACGGCACCGAGCGTGCCGACGGCAATGGCTTCTACTGCGTGAGCAGTGCCCCCGACGACTCGGTCGTGAGCCAGATACGCTACATCGACTTCAGCCTGCAGGCACCGCACTATGGCATCTACGCTCCCAAGTTCTACGGCTACAACAAGTACGGCATGCTCATCGACCGCGACCTCAAGGGCGTGACCCTGAGTTGCGACCCTAAGCTGGGCACCATCTTGGGCGACACCACGTTCTATGCCAACGGCAGCGCCACCTCGGGCAACCTTGTGGCCCACTATGGCGATGTGACCTGCACCATGCCCATCGCCATCACGGGCAACATCGACGGCATCTCAATCGCCCTCGACAGCGTCGTCAACGACACCTATCACCCCTACACCGTCGAGGTGCAGAGCACAGTGGGCAACCATACCATGGCCATCAACCCTGCCGCCCTGTCGTGGACGAGCAGCGACGAGCGCGTGGTCACTGTGGGGCACGACACGGGTGTGCTCCAGGGCGTAGCCGACGGCACTGCCTGGGTCATAGGCAAGGTGGGCGACGTGGTCGACTCGCTCAAGGTCATCGTCGAGAAGCCCCTGGCCCACGTCATGGCTATCGACCCCAACCCCGACGTCACCACCTGGAAGTTCACGCAGAGCGGCGGCAAGAACGCCACCCAGCAGGCCAACGGCGACGGCATCACCTACAGCTACACCGGCGCCAGCAGCCGCGCGCCCAAGATCGTGCTCACCAAGGCCCTGCGCCTGTGGAGCCTGCCCGACACCGTGCGCCTGCGCATCAACCCGGGCGAGGCCTCGTTCAAGAACGTGGTGTTCGGCCTGCGGGCCAACGGCCAGAACGTGGCCTACCACACCGTCACGCCCGACAGCGTCACCGCCGGCAAGGAGATGGTGCTCGACGTGCCCACCAGCGCCTGGACCGATGCCGCCAACATGGCCAACTTCCCCGTCACGCTCAACAGCATCCAGCTCAACATGAACGCCTCAACCACCGGTAAGCAGTACACCATCGAGTTTCTCGGCTTTGAGACCGTGTACAGCGCCGTGCCCGCCGCACCGGCAGCCAAGGGCGACCTCAACGCCGACGGCCAGGTGAACATGACCGACGTGACCACCCTCATCAACATGATACTGGGCAACACCGCACCGGTAGCCGCCGCCGACCTCAATGCCGACAGCCGGCTGAACGTGACCGACGTGACCGCCCTCATTGCCATCATCCTGGGCACCGAGTAG
- a CDS encoding dockerin type I repeat-containing protein: MKHLLLLSALGLLTCASAFATTDNQTYEPVNGIKAVNVWTIDRVHNPETYASMPFVNTYARTATLYNDVVYVSRSDAQSVIIGTDTIPQSVIYRLDAKTGNLLSSLPLTLDGKPYGGLLSANSIGFDNFGHMWVMPYCSGAATATEAHLYSCDPNTGALTLVATLPLGDVVSRIDYFDVIGDITRVNAPCNIKAPGSQVTTIYSWTCAKGSNTWEGGFEGDTYMDITEFFPATAAQWGYAPMIKQILGEDEDTKYNGELFYIDGFNSTPAIYDMTGSKIDDFEKVDASLWPENGTNGVNEFTLDGRNFMVYSKAQYSGDGHGCQVNVVELGEGMSLSGMKKYWQLPADSLGKTSDGGTRIHSIAVQYGTEGGEPCVTLLTYKNYNGLAIYKIGKGVGGGTTTKGDINGDGTINVTDVTALVNKILGSGSYSDSVCDINGDGTVNVTDVTTLVNMILGNK; the protein is encoded by the coding sequence ATGAAGCATTTATTACTTTTATCAGCTCTGGGTCTGCTCACGTGCGCAAGCGCGTTTGCCACGACCGACAATCAGACCTATGAGCCCGTCAACGGCATCAAGGCTGTGAATGTGTGGACAATCGACCGCGTTCACAACCCCGAGACCTACGCCAGCATGCCATTTGTCAACACCTATGCGCGCACAGCCACGCTGTACAACGACGTTGTGTATGTGTCGCGTTCCGATGCACAATCGGTCATCATAGGCACCGACACCATCCCGCAAAGTGTGATTTACCGTCTCGATGCCAAGACCGGCAACCTGCTCTCGAGCCTGCCCCTCACGCTCGACGGCAAGCCCTATGGCGGTCTGCTCTCGGCCAACAGCATCGGTTTCGACAACTTTGGCCACATGTGGGTCATGCCCTACTGCAGCGGTGCTGCAACTGCCACCGAGGCACATCTGTACTCGTGCGACCCCAACACCGGCGCCCTCACGCTGGTAGCCACACTGCCGCTGGGCGACGTGGTTTCGCGCATCGACTACTTCGACGTGATAGGCGACATCACCCGTGTCAACGCTCCTTGCAACATCAAGGCTCCTGGCTCGCAAGTCACCACCATCTACTCTTGGACCTGCGCCAAGGGCAGCAACACCTGGGAAGGCGGCTTTGAGGGCGATACCTACATGGACATCACCGAGTTCTTCCCCGCTACTGCTGCACAATGGGGTTACGCTCCCATGATCAAGCAAATTCTGGGCGAGGACGAAGACACCAAGTACAACGGCGAGCTCTTCTACATCGACGGTTTCAATTCCACGCCTGCCATCTACGACATGACGGGCAGCAAGATCGACGACTTTGAGAAAGTCGACGCCTCGCTGTGGCCCGAAAACGGCACCAACGGCGTGAACGAGTTCACGCTCGACGGCCGCAACTTCATGGTCTACTCCAAGGCTCAATACTCGGGCGACGGCCACGGCTGCCAGGTGAACGTGGTGGAGCTGGGCGAGGGCATGTCGCTCTCTGGCATGAAGAAATACTGGCAACTGCCTGCCGACTCGCTCGGCAAGACGTCGGACGGCGGCACCCGCATCCACTCGATCGCTGTGCAATATGGCACCGAGGGTGGCGAGCCCTGCGTGACACTGCTCACCTACAAAAACTACAACGGCCTGGCCATCTACAAGATTGGCAAGGGTGTGGGCGGCGGCACCACCACCAAGGGTGACATCAACGGCGACGGCACCATCAACGTGACCGACGTGACTGCTCTGGTCAACAAGATCCTGGGCAGCGGCAGCTATAGCGATAGCGTGTGCGACATCAACGGCGACGGCACCGTCAACGTGACCGACGTGACTACCCTGGTCAACATGATCCTGGGCAACAAGTAG
- a CDS encoding family 10 glycosylhydrolase has product MKTKITLLLLLALALLLPATAQVKREQRGVWMSAFVGDWPSTPITTANQKVLKATCQKMLDTLAANNMNTVYYHVRAMSDAMYNSAYEPWSSYVSGTRGVAPAFDPLAWIVQEGHKRGIEIYAWVNPYRYAPKSTKWGESPLDYINTHPDWLMTTDYETCLNPGIDSVRQRVVDVCRDIITKYDVDGLVFDDYFYNQDGSPMDLDSAQYNAYKRGGGTMSQADWRRENVNKMVHDVNAMIKQVKPWVRFGIGPAGVVCTSPEVAAKYGVDPSPGRDWQYDQIYSDPMAWITRGTVDFMSPQVYWNTAGNYDEVTTWWGRIGKKFNRHVYISQTCSSVGKTGWDFDEMCKQVDVARQAGCQGMIYFKYTTWRYNNHTIDGKVWGLREYLKKHSFTTRSLSPAVTWQKTPQSYGAVTGSKIDGDTLSWDSIPNVRYVVYATPDSVADSQFSCQPQYLLGITYSPRYVVKPAYRSGYRYAVTVLDRWEREYAPVLAGATASQAPKPQLTTPADGATVTLLSHLKWQGNGSIYKLNIYSNPGLDTLVAQVETSAASYPLASLTALQQGKTYYWQVTASGLNLTESTSDVHRFTIAPLSITSPASGATAVDLTPAIAWTAAGDSTVYTLIVSDNADLKAPVVAISTTHTSYTVPAFKLAGGTTYYAQVTAREGTDSVASSIMSFTTRDVALTAPLLVTPAVDSLTLYSNSRIAVEPQAGAQSLRIEMSTSTSFPPRSSYKATIAGSFESIPLGQINGVGKPVDGKRYYVRARYAYLTAATGTTVQYTPYSLVRTFTYRDCRQGDVNSDGVVNVSDVTTLINMILGTTATDATVADLNADGTINVSDVTTLINFILSGSDDDKILKNN; this is encoded by the coding sequence ATGAAAACAAAAATTACACTTCTTTTACTACTGGCCCTCGCACTTCTGCTGCCCGCCACAGCGCAGGTGAAACGCGAGCAACGCGGCGTGTGGATGAGCGCCTTCGTGGGCGACTGGCCCTCAACACCCATCACCACGGCCAACCAAAAGGTGCTCAAGGCAACTTGCCAAAAGATGCTCGACACGCTGGCGGCCAACAACATGAACACCGTGTACTACCACGTGCGTGCCATGAGCGATGCCATGTACAACTCGGCCTACGAGCCCTGGTCGAGCTACGTGTCGGGCACGCGCGGCGTGGCGCCGGCATTTGATCCGCTGGCCTGGATTGTGCAAGAGGGCCACAAGCGCGGCATCGAGATCTATGCCTGGGTCAACCCCTACCGCTACGCGCCCAAGTCGACCAAGTGGGGCGAGAGCCCGCTCGACTACATCAACACTCACCCCGACTGGCTCATGACCACCGACTACGAGACCTGCCTCAACCCTGGCATCGACTCGGTGCGGCAGCGGGTGGTAGACGTGTGCCGCGACATCATCACCAAGTACGACGTCGACGGCCTGGTCTTTGACGACTATTTCTATAATCAGGATGGCAGCCCCATGGACCTCGACTCGGCCCAGTACAACGCCTACAAGCGCGGCGGCGGCACTATGAGCCAGGCCGACTGGCGCCGCGAGAACGTGAACAAGATGGTGCACGACGTCAACGCCATGATCAAGCAGGTGAAGCCCTGGGTGCGCTTCGGCATTGGCCCGGCCGGCGTGGTCTGCACGTCGCCCGAGGTGGCCGCCAAGTATGGCGTTGATCCCAGCCCTGGCCGAGACTGGCAATACGATCAAATCTACAGCGACCCCATGGCCTGGATAACCCGCGGCACCGTCGACTTCATGTCGCCGCAGGTGTACTGGAACACCGCAGGCAACTACGACGAGGTCACCACTTGGTGGGGACGCATAGGCAAGAAATTCAACCGTCACGTCTACATCAGCCAGACGTGCTCGAGTGTGGGCAAGACAGGCTGGGACTTTGACGAGATGTGCAAGCAGGTCGACGTGGCCCGCCAAGCAGGGTGCCAGGGCATGATCTACTTCAAGTACACCACCTGGCGCTACAACAACCACACCATCGACGGCAAGGTGTGGGGCCTGCGCGAGTACCTGAAGAAGCACAGCTTCACCACGCGCTCGCTCAGCCCGGCCGTCACCTGGCAGAAGACGCCCCAAAGCTACGGGGCAGTGACTGGCAGCAAGATCGACGGCGACACGCTCAGCTGGGATTCCATACCCAATGTGCGCTATGTGGTGTATGCCACCCCCGACAGTGTGGCCGACTCGCAGTTCAGCTGCCAGCCGCAATACCTGCTCGGCATCACCTATAGCCCGCGCTATGTCGTGAAACCGGCCTACCGCAGCGGCTACCGCTATGCCGTGACCGTGCTCGACCGTTGGGAGCGCGAGTATGCCCCGGTGCTTGCAGGGGCAACCGCCAGTCAGGCTCCTAAACCCCAGCTCACGACCCCGGCCGACGGCGCCACCGTCACACTCTTGTCGCACCTCAAGTGGCAGGGCAACGGCAGTATCTACAAGCTCAACATCTACAGCAATCCAGGCCTCGACACGCTTGTGGCCCAGGTCGAGACCAGTGCCGCCAGCTACCCGCTGGCCAGCCTTACTGCCTTGCAACAGGGCAAGACCTACTACTGGCAGGTGACGGCAAGCGGGCTGAACCTGACCGAGAGCACGAGCGATGTGCACCGCTTCACCATCGCGCCCCTTAGCATCACGTCGCCCGCGAGCGGCGCTACAGCAGTCGACCTCACGCCCGCCATTGCATGGACGGCAGCCGGCGACAGCACCGTCTACACCCTGATCGTGAGCGACAACGCCGACTTGAAGGCCCCTGTCGTAGCAATCTCGACGACTCACACCAGCTACACCGTGCCTGCCTTCAAGCTGGCTGGCGGCACCACCTACTATGCTCAAGTGACCGCACGCGAGGGTACTGACTCGGTTGCAAGCAGCATCATGAGCTTCACTACCCGCGACGTGGCACTCACCGCGCCCCTGCTCGTCACCCCGGCAGTCGACAGCCTCACCCTCTACAGCAACTCGCGCATCGCCGTCGAGCCCCAGGCCGGTGCACAGTCGCTGCGCATCGAGATGAGCACCTCCACGTCGTTCCCGCCACGATCGAGCTACAAGGCCACCATCGCCGGCAGCTTCGAGTCGATACCACTGGGTCAGATAAACGGTGTGGGCAAGCCCGTCGACGGCAAACGCTACTATGTGCGCGCCCGCTACGCCTATCTCACTGCCGCCACCGGCACGACGGTGCAGTACACCCCCTACAGCCTGGTGCGCACTTTCACCTACCGTGACTGTCGACAGGGCGATGTGAACAGCGACGGGGTGGTAAACGTGAGCGATGTGACCACGCTCATCAACATGATACTGGGCACTACGGCCACCGATGCCACCGTGGCCGACCTCAACGCCGACGGCACCATCAACGTGAGCGACGTGACCACACTCATCAATTTCATTCTCTCGGGCAGCGATGATGACAAGATCTTAAAAAACAATTAA